A stretch of Corylus avellana chloroplast, complete genome DNA encodes these proteins:
- the ycf1 gene encoding Ycf1, whose product MIFKYFILGNLVSLCMKIINSVVVVGLYYGFLTTFSIGPSYLFLLRARIIEEGIEKKVSATTGFITGQLMMFISIYYAPLHLALGRPHTITVLALPYLLFHFFWNNHKHFFDYGSTTRNSMRNLSIQCVFLNNLIFQLFNHFILPSSMLVRLVNIYMFRCNNKILFVTSSFVGWLIGHILFMKWVGLVLVWIQQNNSIRFNVLIRSNKYLVSELRNSMARIFSILLFITCVYYLDRVPSPIVTKKLKETSETEESGESEEETDVEIETTSETKGTKQEQEESTEEDPSPSLFSEEKEDPDKIDETEEIRMNGKEKTKDEFHFKETRYKNRPIYETSYLDGNQENSKLEIFKDKKDKEIFWFEKPLVTTLFNYKRWNRPFRYIKKNRVGMYVKNEMSQYFFHTCFCDGKERISFTYPPSLSTFLEMIQRKMSLFTIEKIDYNELHNHWNYTNEQKRNNISNKFLNRVEILDKRFIPLDIIEKRIRLCNNETNKEYLPTMYDPFLNGPYRGQIKNIFFFSIIKTSVKHYIETIWIICPNPFLVD is encoded by the coding sequence ATGATTTTTAAATATTTTATACTAGGTAATCTAGTATCCTTATGCATGAAGATAATCAATTCGGTCGTTGTGGTCGGACTCTATTATGGATTTCTCACCACATTTTCCATAGGGCCCTCTTATCTCTTCCTTCTCCGAGCTCGGATTATAGAAGAAGGAATCGAGAAGAAAGTATCAGCAACAACTGGTTTTATTACGGGACAGCTCATGATGTTCATATCGATCTATTATGCGCCTCTGCATCTAGCATTGGGTAGACCTCATACAATAACTGTCCTAGCTCTACCGTATCTTTTGTTTCATTTCTTCTGGAACAATCACAAACACTTTTTTGATTATGGATCTACTACCAGAAACTCAATGCGTAATCTTAGCATTCAATGCGTATTCCTGAATAATCTCATTTTTCAATTATTCAACCATTTCATTTTACCAAGTTCAATGTTGGTCAGATTAGTCAACATTTATATGTTTCGATGCAACAACAAGATATTATTTGTAACAAGTAGTTTTGTTGGTTGGTTAATTGGTCACATTTTATTCATGAAATGGGTTGGATTGGTATTAGTCTGGATACAGCAAAATAATTCTATTAGATTTAATGTACTTATTAGATCTAATAAGTACCTTGTGTCAGAATTGAGAAATTCTATGGCTCGAATCTTTAGTATTCTCTTATTTATTACCTGTGTCTACTATTTAGACAGAGTACCGTCACCCATTGTTACTAAGAAACTGAAAGAAACCTCAGAAACGGAAGAAAGCGGGGAAAGTGAGGAAGAAACAGATGTAGAAATAGAAACAACTTCCGAAACGAAGGGGACTAAACAGGAACAAGAGGAATCCACCGAAGAAGATCCTTCTCCTTCTCTTTTTTCGGAAGAAAAGGAGGATCCGGACAAAATTGATGAAACGGAAGAGATCCGAATGAATGGAAAGGAAAAAACAAAGGATGAATTCCACTTTAAAGAGACACGCTATAAAAATAGACCCATTTATGAAACTTCTTATCTAGATGGGAATCAAGAAAATTCGAAGTTAGAAATATTTAAAGATAAAAAGGATAAAGAAATATTCTGGTTTGAAAAACCTCTTGTTACTACTCTTTTCAACTATAAACGATGGAATCGCCCATTTCGATATATAAAAAAGAATCGAGTTGGCATGTATGTAAAAAATGAAATGTCACAATATTTTTTTCATACATGTTTCTGTGATGGAAAAGAAAGGATATCTTTTACGTATCCACCGAGTTTATCAACTTTTTTGGAAATGATACAAAGAAAAATGTCTTTGTTTACAATAGAAAAAATTGACTATAATGAACTGCATAATCATTGGAATTATACCAATGAACAAAAAAGGAACAACATAAGCAACAAATTTTTAAATAGAGTCGAAATTCTAGATAAGAGATTTATTCCTCTGGATATAATCGAAAAAAGGATTAGATTGTGTAATAATGAGACTAACAAAGAATATTTACCTACGATGTATGATCCTTTCTTGAACGGACCCTATCGCGGACAAATCAAAAATATTTTTTTTTTCTCAATCATAAAAACTTCTGTAAAACATTACATAGAGACAATTTGGATAATATGTCCAAATCCATTCCTTGTTGATTGA
- the ndhF gene encoding NADH dehydrogenase subunit 5 translates to MEYTYQYSWIIPFIPVIIPMLIGVGLLLFPKATKNLRRMWAFPSVLLLSIVMIFSANPPIQQINNSYIYQYVWSWTINNDFSLEFTYLIDPLTSIMSILITTVGIMVLIYSDNYMSHDQGYLRFFAYMSFFNTSMLGLVTSSNLIQIYIFWELVGVCSYLLIGFWFTRPIAANACQKAFVTNRVGDFGLLLGILGLYWITGSFEFQDLFEIFNNLIYNNEVNFLFVTLCALLLFSGAIAKSAQFPLQVWLPDAMEGPTPISALIHAATMVAAGIFLVARLLPLFIVIPYIMNIIALIGIITLLLGATLALAQKDIKRSLAYSTMSQLGYMMLALGIGSYRAALFHLITHAYSKALLFLGSGSIIHSMEAIVGYSPDKSQNMVLMGGLTKHVPITKTAFFLGILSLCGIPPLACFWSKDEILNDSWLYSPIFAIIAFFTAGLTAFYMFRIYLLTFEGYLNVHFQNYSGKTNNSFYSISLWGKDIEGKKRIQKRFRLLSLLTMNNNNERISFLLKKTYPIDINVRKMRRPFITITHFGIKNTFLYPHESDTTMLFPMLVLGIFTLFVGAIGIPFNQQGMDLDILSKLSLCNVLQKFL, encoded by the coding sequence ATGGAATATACATATCAATATTCATGGATCATACCTTTCATTCCAGTTATAATTCCTATGTTAATAGGAGTGGGACTTCTCCTTTTCCCGAAGGCAACAAAAAATCTTCGCCGCATGTGGGCTTTTCCTAGTGTTTTATTGTTAAGTATAGTTATGATTTTTTCAGCCAATCCGCCTATTCAGCAAATAAATAACAGTTATATCTATCAATATGTATGGTCTTGGACCATCAATAATGACTTTTCTTTAGAGTTCACCTACTTGATCGATCCACTTACTTCTATTATGTCAATCTTAATTACTACTGTTGGAATTATGGTTCTTATTTATAGTGACAATTATATGTCTCATGATCAAGGATATTTGAGATTTTTTGCTTATATGAGTTTTTTCAATACTTCAATGCTGGGATTAGTGACTAGTTCTAATTTGATACAAATTTATATTTTTTGGGAATTAGTTGGAGTCTGTTCTTATCTATTAATAGGTTTTTGGTTCACACGACCGATTGCAGCGAATGCTTGTCAAAAAGCGTTTGTAACTAATCGTGTAGGGGATTTTGGTTTATTATTAGGAATTTTAGGTCTTTATTGGATAACAGGCAGTTTCGAATTTCAGGATTTGTTTGAGATATTCAATAACTTGATTTATAATAATGAAGTTAATTTTTTATTTGTTACTTTGTGTGCCCTCCTATTATTTTCTGGTGCAATTGCTAAATCCGCTCAATTTCCCCTTCAGGTATGGTTACCTGATGCTATGGAAGGACCTACTCCTATTTCAGCTCTTATACATGCTGCTACTATGGTAGCCGCAGGAATTTTTCTTGTAGCTCGGCTTCTTCCTCTTTTCATAGTTATACCTTACATAATGAATATAATAGCTTTGATAGGTATAATAACATTACTATTAGGAGCTACTTTAGCTCTTGCTCAAAAAGATATTAAGAGAAGTTTGGCCTATTCTACAATGTCTCAATTGGGTTATATGATGTTAGCTCTCGGTATTGGGTCTTATCGAGCTGCTTTATTTCATTTGATTACTCATGCTTATTCGAAAGCATTGTTGTTTTTAGGGTCCGGATCAATCATTCATTCAATGGAAGCGATTGTTGGGTATTCTCCAGATAAAAGTCAGAATATGGTTCTTATGGGTGGTTTAACAAAACATGTGCCGATTACAAAAACTGCTTTTTTTTTAGGTATACTTTCCCTTTGTGGTATTCCACCTCTTGCCTGTTTTTGGTCTAAAGATGAAATTCTTAATGATAGTTGGTTGTATTCACCGATTTTTGCAATAATAGCTTTTTTCACAGCAGGATTAACTGCATTTTATATGTTTCGGATCTATTTACTTACTTTTGAAGGATATTTAAATGTTCATTTTCAAAATTACAGCGGCAAAACAAATAACTCGTTTTATTCAATATCTCTATGGGGTAAAGATATAGAAGGGAAAAAAAGAATTCAAAAAAGATTTCGTTTATTATCTTTATTAACAATGAATAATAATAATGAAAGGATTTCTTTTTTGTTGAAGAAGACGTATCCAATTGATATTAATGTAAGAAAGATGAGGCGGCCCTTTATTACTATTACGCATTTTGGTATTAAGAACACTTTTTTGTATCCCCATGAATCGGATACTACTATGCTATTTCCTATGCTTGTATTAGGCATATTTACTTTGTTCGTTGGGGCCATAGGAATTCCTTTCAATCAACAAGGAATGGATTTGGACATATTATCCAAATTGTCTCTATGTAATGTTTTACAGAAGTTTTTATGA
- the rpl32 gene encoding ribosomal protein L32 gives MYFLLYKKLFEFPVERDFANEKAFNATQYPSIFQIFLRIRFFDIEVRFFGTAIKKL, from the coding sequence ATTTATTTCTTATTGTACAAAAAACTTTTTGAATTCCCTGTAGAAAGAGATTTCGCTAACGAAAAAGCTTTCAATGCTACCCAATACCCCTCCATTTTCCAAATATTTTTACGAATTCGTTTTTTTGATATAGAAGTGCGTTTTTTTGGAACTGCCATTAAAAAATTATGA
- the ccsA gene encoding cytochrome c biogenesis protein, which yields MIFSSLEHILTHISFSVVSIVISIRLIILLINESAGLYDSSEKGIKTTFVCITGLLVTRWIYSRHLPLSDLYESFIFLSWSLSIICMVPYLKKNINHLSAITAPSVIFTQGFATSGFLTETHQSVILVPALQSHWLMMHVSMMVLGYAALLCGSLLSVALIVITFRKVIRAFEKKNNDSFSFDEIQYMNERNNVLWNISLISSRNYYRSQLIQQLDHWSYRIIGIGFLFLTIGILSGAVWANEAWGSYWNWDPKETWAFITWTIFAIYLHIRTNKNFEGVNSAIVASMGFLIIWICYFGVNLLGIGLHSYGSFTLTSN from the coding sequence ATGATATTTTCAAGTTTAGAGCATATATTAACTCATATATCCTTTTCGGTTGTTTCAATTGTAATTTCAATTCGTTTGATAATCTTATTAATTAATGAAAGCGCAGGACTATATGATTCATCAGAAAAGGGCATAAAAACTACTTTTGTCTGTATAACAGGATTATTAGTTACTCGTTGGATTTATTCGAGACATTTACCCTTAAGTGATTTATACGAATCATTCATTTTTCTTTCGTGGAGTTTGTCCATTATTTGTATGGTTCCGTATTTAAAAAAAAATATAAACCATTTAAGCGCAATAACCGCGCCAAGTGTTATTTTTACCCAAGGCTTTGCTACTTCTGGTTTTTTAACTGAAACGCACCAATCCGTAATATTAGTACCCGCTCTACAATCTCATTGGTTAATGATGCACGTAAGTATGATGGTATTGGGTTATGCAGCTCTTTTATGTGGATCATTATTATCAGTAGCTCTTATAGTCATTACATTTCGAAAAGTCATAAGGGCTTTTGAGAAAAAGAATAATGATTCATTTTCATTTGATGAGATCCAATACATGAATGAAAGAAACAACGTTTTATGGAACATTTCTTTGATCTCTTCTAGGAATTATTATAGATCTCAATTGATTCAACAATTGGATCATTGGAGTTATCGTATTATTGGTATAGGGTTTCTCTTTTTAACCATAGGTATTCTTTCGGGAGCAGTATGGGCAAATGAGGCATGGGGCTCATATTGGAATTGGGATCCGAAGGAAACTTGGGCATTTATTACTTGGACCATATTCGCGATTTATTTACATATTCGAACAAATAAGAATTTTGAAGGTGTAAATTCCGCAATTGTAGCCTCGATGGGATTTCTTATAATTTGGATATGCTATTTTGGGGTCAATCTATTAGGAATAGGGCTACATAGTTATGGTTCATTTACACTAACGTCTAACTGA
- the ndhD gene encoding NADH dehydrogenase subunit 4 — protein MVVVLPIFAGSLIFFLPHRGNKVIRGYTIFICALELLLITYAFYYHFQLDDRLMQLTEDYKWINFFDFYWRLGIDGLSIGPILLTGFITTLATLAARPVTRDSRLFHFLMLAMYSGQIGSFSSRDLLLFFIMWELELIPVYLLLSVWGGKKRLYSATKFILYTAGSSVFFLMGVLGIGLYGSNEPTLNFETSANQSYPVALEIIFYIGFLIAFAVKSPIIPLHTWLPDTHGEAHYSTCMLLAGILLKMGAYGLVRINMELLPRAHSLFAPWLIIVGTIQIIYAASASPGQRNLKKRIAYSSISHMGFIIIGIGSISDMGLNGAILQIISHGFIGAALFFLAGTSFDRIRLVYLDEMGGMAIPVPKIFTTFSILSMASLALPGMSGFVAELIVFLGLITSQKFFLITKILITFVMAIGMILTPIYSLSMLRQMFYGYKFFNAPNSYFFDSGPRELFVSISILLPVIGIGIYPDFVFSLSVDKVEDIISIYFYR, from the coding sequence ATAGTGGTAGTTTTGCCAATATTCGCGGGTTCTTTAATTTTCTTTCTCCCTCATAGAGGAAATAAGGTAATAAGGGGGTATACTATATTCATATGTGCTCTGGAACTCCTTCTAATAACTTATGCCTTCTATTATCATTTCCAATTGGACGATCGATTAATGCAACTGACGGAGGATTATAAATGGATCAATTTTTTTGATTTTTACTGGAGATTGGGAATAGATGGACTTTCTATAGGACCTATTTTGCTGACAGGATTTATCACCACTTTAGCTACTTTAGCGGCTCGGCCGGTTACTCGAGATTCCCGATTATTCCATTTCCTGATGTTAGCAATGTATAGCGGCCAAATAGGATCATTTTCTTCTCGAGACCTTTTACTCTTTTTCATCATGTGGGAGTTAGAATTAATTCCCGTTTATCTACTTCTATCCGTGTGGGGGGGAAAGAAACGTTTGTATTCAGCCACAAAGTTTATTTTGTACACTGCGGGAAGTTCCGTTTTTTTCTTAATGGGAGTTCTGGGTATCGGTTTATATGGTTCCAATGAACCAACATTAAATTTTGAAACATCAGCGAATCAATCTTATCCAGTAGCACTGGAAATAATATTCTATATTGGATTTCTTATTGCTTTTGCTGTCAAATCACCAATTATACCTTTACATACATGGTTACCAGACACCCATGGAGAGGCACATTACAGTACTTGTATGCTTCTAGCCGGAATTTTATTAAAAATGGGAGCGTATGGATTGGTTCGGATTAATATGGAATTATTGCCCCGCGCTCATTCTCTATTTGCTCCCTGGTTGATTATAGTAGGCACAATTCAAATAATCTATGCAGCTTCAGCATCTCCCGGTCAACGTAATTTAAAAAAAAGAATAGCCTATTCCTCCATATCTCATATGGGTTTCATAATTATAGGAATTGGCTCTATAAGTGATATGGGCCTCAATGGAGCCATTTTACAAATAATCTCTCATGGCTTTATTGGCGCTGCACTTTTTTTCTTGGCGGGAACGAGTTTTGATAGAATACGTCTTGTTTATCTCGACGAAATGGGCGGAATGGCGATCCCGGTTCCAAAAATATTCACGACTTTCAGTATCTTATCGATGGCTTCCCTTGCATTACCGGGGATGAGTGGTTTTGTTGCAGAATTAATAGTATTTTTGGGACTAATTACCAGCCAAAAATTTTTTTTAATAACAAAAATACTAATTACATTTGTAATGGCAATTGGAATGATATTAACTCCTATTTATTCATTATCTATGTTACGCCAAATGTTCTATGGATACAAGTTTTTTAATGCTCCAAACTCTTATTTTTTTGATTCTGGACCGCGAGAGTTATTTGTTTCGATCTCTATCCTTTTACCAGTAATAGGTATTGGTATTTATCCGGATTTCGTTTTCTCACTATCAGTTGACAAGGTCGAAGATATTATATCTATCTATTTTTATAGATAA
- the psaC gene encoding photosystem I subunit VII codes for MSHSVKIYDTCIGCTQCVRACPTDVLEMIPWDGCKAKQIASAPRTEDCVGCKRCESACPTDYLSVRVYLWHETTRSMGLAY; via the coding sequence ATGTCACATTCAGTAAAGATTTATGATACGTGTATAGGGTGTACTCAATGTGTCCGAGCCTGCCCCACAGATGTATTAGAAATGATACCTTGGGACGGATGTAAAGCTAAACAAATTGCTTCTGCTCCAAGAACAGAAGACTGTGTTGGTTGTAAGAGATGTGAATCCGCCTGTCCAACGGATTACTTGAGTGTTCGAGTTTATTTATGGCATGAAACAACTCGAAGCATGGGCCTAGCTTATTGA
- the ndhE gene encoding NADH dehydrogenase subunit 4L, which yields MMLEHVLVVSAYLFSIGIYGLITSRNMVKALMCLELILNAVNINFVTFSDFFDSRQLKGNIFSIFVIAIAAAEAAIGPAIVSAIYRNRKSTRINQSNLLNK from the coding sequence ATGATGCTCGAACATGTACTTGTTGTGAGTGCCTATTTATTTTCTATCGGTATCTATGGATTGATCACAAGTCGAAATATGGTTAAAGCCCTTATGTGTCTTGAACTTATACTGAATGCAGTTAATATAAATTTTGTAACATTTTCTGATTTTTTTGATAGTCGCCAATTAAAAGGAAATATTTTTTCAATTTTTGTTATAGCTATTGCAGCCGCTGAAGCAGCTATTGGACCAGCTATTGTTTCCGCAATTTATCGTAACAGAAAATCAACTCGTATCAATCAATCAAATTTGTTGAATAAGTAG
- the ndhG gene encoding NADH dehydrogenase subunit 6 — MDLPGPIHDFLLVFLGSSLILGGVGVVLLTNPIYSAFSLGLVLVCISLFYILSNSHFVAAAQLLIYVGAINILIIFAVMFMNGSEYYKDFNLWTVGEGVTLLVCTGIFVSLMTTILDTSWYGIIWTTRSNQIIEQDLISNSQQIGIHLSTDFFLPFELISIILLAALIGAIAVARQ, encoded by the coding sequence ATGGATTTGCCCGGACCGATACATGATTTTCTTTTAGTCTTTTTGGGATCCAGTCTTATATTAGGAGGTGTAGGAGTAGTATTACTTACCAACCCAATTTATTCTGCTTTTTCGTTGGGACTGGTTCTTGTTTGTATATCTTTATTCTATATTCTATCAAACTCTCATTTTGTAGCTGCCGCACAGCTCCTTATTTACGTGGGGGCCATAAATATTTTAATCATATTTGCTGTCATGTTCATGAATGGTTCAGAATATTACAAAGATTTTAATCTTTGGACCGTTGGAGAGGGGGTTACTTTGTTGGTTTGTACAGGTATTTTTGTTTCACTAATGACTACTATTCTGGATACGTCATGGTACGGGATTATTTGGACTACAAGATCAAACCAGATTATAGAGCAAGATTTGATAAGTAACAGTCAACAAATTGGAATTCATTTATCAACAGATTTTTTTCTTCCATTTGAACTCATTTCGATAATTCTTTTAGCTGCTTTGATAGGTGCAATTGCTGTGGCTCGCCAGTAA
- the ndhI gene encoding NADH dehydrogenase subunit I has product MFPMVTGVMNYGQQTVRAARYIGQSFMITLSHANRLPVTIQYPYEKLITSERFRGRIHFEFDKCIACEVCVRVCPIDLPVVDWKLETNIRKKRLLNYSIDFGICIFCGNCVEYCPTNCLSMTEEYELSTYDRHELNYNQIALGRLPISVIDDYTIRTILNSPKKK; this is encoded by the coding sequence ATGTTCCCTATGGTAACTGGGGTCATGAATTATGGTCAACAAACAGTACGAGCTGCAAGGTACATTGGTCAAAGTTTCATGATTACCCTATCCCATGCAAATCGTTTACCTGTAACGATTCAATATCCCTATGAAAAATTAATCACATCAGAACGTTTCCGCGGTCGAATACATTTTGAGTTTGATAAATGCATTGCTTGTGAAGTATGTGTTCGTGTATGCCCTATAGATTTACCTGTTGTTGATTGGAAATTGGAAACTAATATTCGAAAGAAACGGTTGCTTAATTACAGTATTGATTTCGGAATCTGTATATTTTGTGGTAACTGTGTTGAGTATTGTCCAACAAATTGTTTATCAATGACTGAAGAATATGAGCTTTCTACTTATGATCGTCACGAATTGAATTATAATCAAATTGCCTTGGGTCGTTTACCAATATCAGTAATTGACGATTATACAATTCGAACAATTTTAAATTCACCTAAAAAAAAATAA
- the ndhA gene encoding NADH dehydrogenase subunit 1, giving the protein MIIDTTEIQDINSFYRVESLKEVYGIIWVLVPILTLVLGITIGVLVIVWLEREISAGLQQRIGPEYAGPLGVLQALADGTKLLFKENLLPSRGDTRLFSIGPSIAVISILLSYSVIPFDYRLVLSDLNIGVFLWIAVSSIAPIGLLMSGYGSNNKYSFLGGLRAAAQSISYEIPLTLCVLSIALRVSNSLSTVDIVEAQSKYGFWGWNLWRQPIGFIVFLISSLAECERLPFDLPEAEEELVAGYQTEYSGIKFGLFYVASYLNLLVSSLFVTVLYLGGWNISIPYIFVSDLFEINKTRWVFGTTIGIFITLAKTYLFLFISITTRWTLPRLRIDQLLNLGWKFLLPISLGNLLLTTSFQLLSL; this is encoded by the exons ATGATAATTGATACAACGGAAATACAAGATATCAATTCTTTTTACAGAGTGGAATCCTTAAAAGAGGTCTATGGAATTATATGGGTGCTTGTTCCTATTTTGACTCTTGTATTGGGAATCACAATAGGCGTACTAGTAATTGTATGGTTAGAAAGAGAAATATCCGCAGGGCTGCAACAACGTATTGGACCCGAATACGCCGGTCCTTTGGGAGTTCTTCAAGCTCTAGCAGATGGGACAAAACTACTTTTCAAAGAGAATCTTCTTCCATCTAGAGGAGATACTCGTTTATTCAGTATCGGACCATCCATAGCAGTCATATCAATTCTACTAAGTTATTCAGTAATTCCTTTTGACTATCGCCTTGTTTTATCCGATCTCAATATCGGGGTTTTTTTATGGATTGCGGTTTCAAGTATTGCTCCCATTGGACTTCTTATGTCAGGATATGGTTCAAATAATAAATATTCCTTTTTAGGTGGTCTACGAGCTGCTGCTCAATCGATTAGTTATGAAATACCATTAACCCTATGTGTATTATCAATAGCTCTACGTG TATCTAACAGTTTAAGTACAGTTGATATAGTTGAGGCTCAATCAAAATATGGTTTTTGGGGATGGAATTTGTGGCGTCAACCTATAGGGTTTATCGTTTTTCTAATTTCTTCCCTAGCAGAATGTGAGAGATTACCTTTTGATTTACCAGAAGCAGAAGAAGAATTAGTAGCAGGTTATCAAACCGAATATTCGGGCATCAAATTTGGTTTATTTTATGTTGCTTCCTATCTAAACCTATTAGTTTCTTCATTATTTGTAACAGTTCTTTACTTGGGCGGTTGGAATATTTCTATTCCGTACATATTCGTTTCTGATCTTTTTGAAATAAATAAAACACGCTGGGTCTTTGGAACGACAATTGGTATCTTTATTACATTAGCCAAAACTTATTTGTTCTTGTTCATTTCTATCACAACAAGATGGACTTTACCTAGGCTAAGAATAGACCAACTATTAAATCTGGGATGGAAATTTCTTTTACCTATTTCTCTTGGTAATCTATTATTAACAACTTCTTTCCAACTTCTTTCACTGTAA